AGGCGCGCGGGCGCAAATAATATTGAACCGCGATTGATTGATTCGTCAAAAACAATTAAACGTATGGAAAATTCTGCCGATAGGTTATTGCTTGATGTGCCATGCTCCGGGCTTGGAGTGCTGAAAAGAAATCCTGACGCTAAGTGGAAATTGACTATGGAATTTATTGAAAAGATAAAACTGATTCAGCAAAAAATTCTGAATGATTACTCCATAATGCTAAAAGAAAAAGGCATTCTGGTTTATTCAACTTGCAGTATTCTCTCCTCTGAAAATGAAAAACAAATTGAAAAATTTTTAATGGAAAGAAAAAATGAATTTTGTTTGATGGAACAAAAAACAATTTATCCAAGCGAGGGCTTTGATGGGTTTTTCATGGCGAAAATTCAAAGAACAGGTAGTAATAATTATTTCGGTTTCTGATTTGTCTTTTTTATTCAAAACATTATGAACATTTTCAGGTTGAAAAAAATGATTATATTCAAAAGAGGTTATACGGCACGAAAAGTACATTTGACCTATTGAATAATAATTATTTTTGAATATCGTAACATTTCGCATAGAGAATCGTTAAACTACTAGAAACACTATGGAATCAAAATTCTCACAGCGCGTAAAAGATGTTCTGAGTTTCAGCCGCGAAGAAGCGCTGCGACTTGGACATACTTATATAGGTCCCGAACATCTCCTTCTCGGAATGATTCGCGAAGGAACAGGAATGGCAATAAAAATTCTGAAGGAACTAAATGTGGATTTATCGGCACTCAGAAAAGAACTCGAAATATCCATTGCGACTCCCGGCAAGAAAAGCACTTTCAAATTGCAAAACGTTCAACTCGTAAAACAGGCGGAGCGGGCAATTAAGTTCACACATCTCGAAGCAAGAGAACTAAAAAGCAATGTGATAGGAACGGAACATTTATTGTTAGCTATATTAAAGGATAACGACAGCATAGCAACCAAATCGCTTCACAAGTTCAATATTGACTATGAAGCGATAAAAGATAAAATAGAAGAAATGAATTCAGACGAAAAATTATTTGACCCAAAAGCGGAATTTCCCACGCAGGCAGATGATGACGATGATGACGCAACGTCCTACGGCAATGCTCCCAAGAAAGGCGGAGAAGCCCGTTCTAAAACTCCTGTGCTCGATAATTTCGGAAGGGATTTAACCAAAGCGGCAGAAGAAGGAAAACTTGACCCGATTGTGGGAAGAGAAAAAGAAATTGAGCGCGTGTCTCAAATTCTCAGCCGCAGAAAGAAAAACAATCCCATTCTCATAGGAGAACCGGGCGTTGGTAAATCAGCAATTGTAGAAGGGCTCGCGCTGCGAATTGTTCAGCGAAAAGTTTCGCGCGTGCTCTTCAACAAACGAGTTGTGATGCTCGACCTTGCATCACTGGTAGCGGGGACTAAATATCGCGGTCAGTTTGAAGAACGCGTAAAAGCAGTGATGAATGAACTGGAGAAATCTCCGGATGTCATTCTTTTCATTGACGAGATTCATACAATCATTGGTGCAGGTGGAGCTTCGGGTTCGCTTGATGCTTCCAATATGTTCAAGCCCGCTCTTGCGCGAGGAGAAATTCAGTGCATTGGTGCAACTACGCTTGATGAATATCGCCAGTACATTGAAAAAGACGGAGCGCTCGACAGAAGATTTCAGCGCGTGATGGTTGATCCTACTTCCGCAGATGAAACAATTCAGATACTTCATAATATAAAAGGTAAGTACGAAGACCATCATAACGTAACGTATACCGATGACGCAATTAAAGCTTGCGTCAACCTGACTGTGCGTTATATGTCAGACCGTCATTTACCTGACAAAGCGATTGATGCGCTCGATGAATCCGGTTCAAGAATTCATATCACAAACATTTCTGTTCCGAAAAATGTTTTGGAGATTGAAAAAAAGATGGAAGAAATCAAGGACGAAAAAAATAAAGTGGTGAAGAGCCAGAAGTTTGAAGAAGCAGCGCGCCTTCGCGATATTGAAAGACAATTACTCGAACAATTAGATGTAGCAAAAAAATCCTGGGA
This genomic stretch from Bacteroidota bacterium harbors:
- a CDS encoding ATP-dependent Clp protease ATP-binding subunit — its product is MESKFSQRVKDVLSFSREEALRLGHTYIGPEHLLLGMIREGTGMAIKILKELNVDLSALRKELEISIATPGKKSTFKLQNVQLVKQAERAIKFTHLEARELKSNVIGTEHLLLAILKDNDSIATKSLHKFNIDYEAIKDKIEEMNSDEKLFDPKAEFPTQADDDDDDATSYGNAPKKGGEARSKTPVLDNFGRDLTKAAEEGKLDPIVGREKEIERVSQILSRRKKNNPILIGEPGVGKSAIVEGLALRIVQRKVSRVLFNKRVVMLDLASLVAGTKYRGQFEERVKAVMNELEKSPDVILFIDEIHTIIGAGGASGSLDASNMFKPALARGEIQCIGATTLDEYRQYIEKDGALDRRFQRVMVDPTSADETIQILHNIKGKYEDHHNVTYTDDAIKACVNLTVRYMSDRHLPDKAIDALDESGSRIHITNISVPKNVLEIEKKMEEIKDEKNKVVKSQKFEEAARLRDIERQLLEQLDVAKKSWEEETKTHRQVVTEENVAEVVAMMTGVPVQRIAQSESSRLVNMNESLQGKVIGQQEAIKKVVKAIQRNRAGLKDPNKPIGSFIFLGPTGVGKTQLAKELAKYLFDSEDSLIRIDMSEYMEKFAVSRLIGAPPGYIGYEEGGQLTEKVRRKPYSIVLLDEIEKAHPDVFNLLLQVLDDGQLTDSLGRKVDFKNAIIIMTSNIGTRQLKDFGQGVGFTTAAKAAIADEHSKTVIEGALKKSFAPEFLNRIDDVVVFNALNKEHIHEIIDIELEKLFKRVNALNYQIKVTEPAKDFIVDKGFDSQYGARPLKRAIQKYIEDPLAEEIIKAGAAEGDTIEIDHEKNAEEVFIKVIKPKEKKAKKKEE